The stretch of DNA CGCCCAGACCGGCGCCCCGCAGGTCGCCCAGGCCGGCGACACGGGTCAGGGTGTCACCGTCGCCGTCCTCGACACGGGTATCGACAACCTCCCCGACTTCTCGGGTCGCCTCATCGGTGGCGTCGACCTGAGCGGCGGGAACAACCCCTTCCAGGACGACTACGGGCACGGGACCTTCGTCGCAGGGCTGATCGCCGGCGACGGCGCCTCCTCCAACGGCCAGTACAGCGGTGAGGCGCCCGGGGCCAACCTGGTTTCGATCAAGGTCGCCGGCGCCAGCGGAAGCACCGACCTCGGCACGATCATCTCCGGCCTGCAGTGGGCGCTGAACAACGAGTCCACCTACAACATCCAGGTCATCAACCTCTCGCTCGGTTACCAGCCGACCAAGTCCACCGTCAACAACCCGCTCGACATGGCGGTGGAGCGGATATGGAACGGCGGCATCGCAGTCGTCGCCTCGGCCGGCAACGCCGGTCCGTTCAACGGCACCATCCTGTCGCCCGGCGACGACCCGCTGGTGATCACCGCCGGCGCTCTCGACGACATGGCGCAGACCAATGTCGCCAACGACGAGATGACCGACTTCTCCAGCGTCGGCCCGACCTCGCCCGACGGATGGGTCAAGCCCGACCTGGTCACCTCAGGTAGGTCGATCATCAGCCTCGCCGCCCCCGGTTCGACGATCTACAACGACTACCCGTCAGCGATCATCGGCACCTCCGACTTCGTCGGGTCGGGCACCTCGTTCAGTGCTGCGATCACCAGCGGCGCAGCGGCGCTCTTCCTCGCCAACCACGCCGGCGACACGCCGAACCAGGTCAAGGCCGCTCTCGTCGGTACCGCCAACGTGGGGCCGGTCGGCAACCCGTTCGTCGACGGACACGGAGCCCTCGATGCCTACGCAGCGGACAACGCCTCATCCGCTCTCAACTACAACCAGTCGACTGCCGGCCTCTCGCCGACCTCCAACGGCACCACGGTCTCGCTCTCGCCGACCGACAGCACGGTCGACACCTGGAACGGCAACGCCTGGAACGGCAACGCCTGGAACGGCAATGCCTGGAACGGGAACGCCTGGAACGGGAACGCCTGGAACGGCAACGCCTGGAACGGCTTCACCTTCAACGGCAACGCCTGGAACGGCAACGCCTGGAACGGTGCCACCTGGAACGGCAATGCTTGGAACGGCAACGCTTGGAACGGCAATGCCTGGAACGGGAACGCCTGGAACGGGAACGCCTGGAACGGGAACGCCTGGAACGGTTCCGAGTGGAACTAGGCGTCCGAGCCGGCAGCACCCATGCCTAGAGCCACCCGGATAGTCGTAGCCCTCACTTTCGCCGGGGGAATTGCGGCACTGGTCCTCGCCGGCTTGTACGCGCCGTCCTCGGGTCCATTCGGGACAGGTGGGTTGACGAGCAGCCAGTGGATCGCCGTCATAGGCGTCGGCGCCCTGATGGCGGCCAACTGGGTGCGGCCGGTGGTCGTGTACATCGGCAATCGCATCGACACCTTCCAGATGGACGAGGGCTTCTTCGTGATCCTGGCGCTCCTCGTGCCTCCATTGATCACGCTTCTCACCCTCTCGATAGCCGCGACGGTGGCACAGATCCTGCGTCGCAGACATCTGGCCAAGTCGCTCTTCAATGTGGGAGAGGTCCTGATAGCTGCCGGCCTGGGCCTGGCGGTGAGCCGGGCGCTAGCTCCGCCGACGGGGAGCGTCACGCTCGCGCAGGCAGGTGCGATCCTTCTCGGGGCAGTCGCCTATTTCGCCGTCAACAAGGTACTGATGGGTCTGGTGATGGTCTCCCTCGGGACCAGTTGGACGCCTGTCGGGGTCAGCGTTGAGGTACCACTGGCTACTGGAGGAGTCGTCGTCGCGATCGTCGTTGCCGCGGCCATCCAGGCCCACCCCTGGGCCGCAGCAGCCGCGCTGCCGGTACTGGTCTTCCATCTCATGCTGGTCAGCAGTCGCTTCAACGCGCAGCACGACCGCGCGCGGATGAAGGGTCTGTTCGACGTGGCGCTGGACGCCACCAACCAGCGGCTGCGGTCCGAGCAGGTCCTCGAGTCGATCGTCGCTTCCGCGCGTTCCCTGTTGCGTAGCCCCGAAGCAGTGGTCACCGACCAGCCACCTGAGGACGCCATGGCCGCCCGCTTGGACATAGGCGGCAACGAACAGTGGTTGGTCGTCGCTGGCCGTCGCCGTGAGGAACCATTCGACGAGGCTGACCGCATGCTCCTGGAAGCGGTGGCGGCGATCGGCAAGGGGGCGCTGACCAACGCCGAGCTGTACGGCCAGGTGCGCTACGAGCAGAAGCGCCTCTCGTCGATCACCCTGAACATCGGTGAAGGTGTCTGCGCCGTCGACGCGGCAGGACACCTGACCTTCGTGAACCCTGCCGCCGCCGAGATGATCGACATCCCGAGCCTCGCGGTCTCGATCGACGACGGCATCGGCTCGGAAGCCCTTCTTGCACCGGCGTTCCTCTTGGGTCCCGCCCGCGAGGCCATGCGCACGACCGGTGTGGTGCGCGAAGACGACGCACGGTTCATCGGGCGCGCCGGCAAGACGATCCCGGTCGAGTACACCGCCTCGGCCGTGAGGGATCGCGGCGAGGCGGTCGGCGCGGTCATCGCGTTTCGCGACATCACCGAGCGAAAGGCCCTCGCCAAGGAACTCGAGCGTCACGCGTTCTACGACAGCCTCACGGGCCTGGCCAACCGGCGGCTGCTCGTCGACCGGCTCGACGGGGCCGTCAACCGGTCGGCACTCGACAAGAGAGTGCACGGTCTGATCTTCGTCGACGTCGACAGGTTCAAAGCGGTCAACGACAGCCTGGGGCACGGCACCGGCAACGATCTGCTTCAGGAGGTAGCTCGCCGGATGGACCACACGGTCGGCCAGCGCGGGCTGGTGGCGAGGTTCGGCGGGGACGAGTTCGTCGTGCTCCTCGAGGGCGTGACCGGTCTCGACGAGGTGGTGTCGACCGCCCGGCGTATCTGCACCGCCGTCGAGCAGCCGCTCGTCCTTCCGGGCGGGTTCGAGATCGTTACGAGCGTCTCCGTCGGCATAGCACTGACTGAACTGGGCAAGTCCGCGGACGATGCTCTTCGCAACGCGGACGTGGCAATGTACGACGCCAAAGTGAAGGGGCGAGGCGGCTCGTACCAAGTGTTCGACGCTGCCACGATGGGACCGCGTTCGACCAAGCGCCTGGAGCTCGAGACCGCTCTGCGGCGAGGCATCGAACGGTCGGAGTTGGAGGTTCACTACCAGCCCTTCTTCTCGCTGGGGGATTCCCGGATCGTCGGCGCGGAGGCGCTGGTGCGCTGGCGCCATCCCGTCGAGGGCATGCTGCCGCCGGCGCAATTCATCGAGATGGCCGAAGAGACGGGGCTCATCCTGCCCTTGGGCAGGTTCGTGCTCGAGCAGGCGTGCGCTCAGGCGAAGTCGATCAAGGACAAGCTGGGTGTGAGTGTTCCCATCAGCGTCAACCTGTCTCCCCGCCAGTTCCAGCACGGCGGCTTGCTGGCCGAGGTGGCTTCGGTGCTCGACTCGGCGGGGCTCGAGTCGGAGGCGATCACCTTCGAGATCACCGAGACCATGGTGATGGAAGATCTCGCCAGCGCGCGCGAGGTGATGAAGAAGCTGAACCGGCTCGGTGTGCGGCTCGCCATCGACGACTTCGGAACCGGCCAGTCCTCGCTGCGCTACCTCAAGCAGTTCCCGATCCACGAGGTGAAGGTGGACCGGTCCTTCGTGATCGGCGTGGCGACCGACCCTGTCGACTCCGCGATCGTGGAGGCGGTCGTCACCCTCGCCGCTGCGATGGGCATAGAGGTAGTGGCAGAGGGTGTGGAGACGCCCGAGCAGGTCGAGCACCTGCGCTCCCTGGGTTGCGACATCTGTCAGGGCTACTACTTCTCGAGACCTCTCCCGTCGGCGAAGTTCGAGGAGCTGATTTCCAGTCGCCGGCCTCCCGAGCCCACGCGCGCCCTCAAGCTTCACAAGCCGGCAAGGCGCGTCGGGTAGGCCCTACAGCTCTCTGCTCCAGCTGGCGGGATAGTCGGGGTCGGAGACCGAGCGGGCCGCCTCGCTGATCAGCAGAGGCGAGAATGTGTCGATCATGACGGCGGTCTCATCGGTCCTCGACTCGCCCGCCGCGGCCTCGACGCTCCCAGGCTGCGGGCCGTGCACGAACCCGGCCGGGTGGAGGCTTATCGAGCACGACCCGATCCCGGACCCGCGCCGGCTCATGAAGTCACCCGCCGAGTAGAACAGCACCTCGTCCGAGTCCACGTTGGCATGGTGGTACGGCACCTTCACTGCGTCGGGGTCGAAGTCGTACAGGCGGGGCACGAAGCTGCACACGACGAAGCCGGGCCCGGCGAACGTCTGGTGCACCGGGGGCGGCTGGTGGATGCGCCCGACGATGGGCTCGAAGTCATGGATCGAAAAGACGAACGGGTAGTTGCAGCCGTCCCACCCGACGACGTCGAAGGGATGGTGGGCGTGCGTGTGCTTGGACCACCCGGCCCGGGTCCGGACCAGCACCGGCACCGGCTCACCTGGGCCCGCCTCTGATTGGTCCACGACCACGGGAAGTTCCGGGGGACGGAGGTCGCGCTCGCAGAACGGCGCACCCTCCCTCATCTGACCCGTCGCCGTGAGGTACCGATCCGGTATCGAGACGTGACCGGCCGCCTCGACGACGAGAGCCTGAACAGATCCGTCCGGGATGACCCACCGGTGGGTGGTCGACGAGGGGATGAGCACGTAGTCGCCGGCGGAGGCCGGGAGCACTCCGAAGACCGATTCGAGGACCGCCTCGCCCGACTGGACGAACACGAGCTCGTCGCCTGCTGCGTTTCTGTAGAGCAGCTCGTTGGTGGAGGTGGCCTCGGCCCAGGAGATACGGATCGTGTCGTTGGCGAGGAGGAGCTTGCGTCCCGTGACCAGGTCGCCGCCGGGGTCGAGTTTCGACGCTCGGAAATGCCAGGGGGAGAGGGGCAGGTTCGCGGACAGCGCCGCGTGCTCCACCTCAGCCGGTTCGATGTCCACCAGCGCGCTCGGGGAATTCAAGTGGTAGAGCAGGCTGGAGGATCCGCTGAAGCCCTCCTCGCCCATCAGCTCCTCGTGGAGCCTCCGGCCACCGCCGTCGCGGTGCCAGGTGTGGCGCTTTCGGGGAACGTCGCCCACCCTCTTGTAGTACATAGCCGACTACAGGTTGCCGCGTCTGGCCTGCTCGCGCTCGATCGCTTCGAAGAGCGCCTTGAAGTTCCCCTCGCCGAAGCCGGTGGCGCCCTCTCTCTGGATGATCTCGACGAACAGGGTCGGCCGGTCGGTCACCGTCTCGGTGAAGATCTGCAGCAGGTAGCCGCCGGAGTCGACGTCCACCTCGATCTGCTGCTGCTCGATCTCATCCCAGTCGATGTCGAAGCCGGTGACCCGCTTGTGTGCGTCCTCGTAGTACGCGGGTGGCATCTCGAGGAACCTGACTCCCCGCCGGCGCATGGCGTCTACAGCGCTCACGATGCGCGGGGTGGCAAGAGCGATGTGCTGGACCCCGGGGCCTCGATACGCCTCGATGTACTCGGTGATCTGGCTCTTGCGGAGACCGGGGGCGGGCTCGTTGATCGGCATGACGACGCCGGCGCCGTTGTGCACGACGGTCGATCGCAGCGCCGAGTACTTGGTGGATATCTGCTCGGCGTCGAAGTGCCGCATCTGCCCGAAGCCGAGTACCTCCTCGTAGAACGCGACCCATTCGTCGAGCCGGCCCTCTTCCACGTTGCCGACGACGTGGTCGATCGAGGCCAGGCCGCATACCGGTCCCTCCGGCGGGCGGGGCAGCCGGGCCTCGCGTCCGGAGACGAAGCTCGGCCCCCAACTCGTCCCGTCTCTTTCGACGAACACGTGCCGGGTCTCGCCGTAGGTGGATATTGCGGCGGTCGTGACCGAGCCTGCGTCGCCGTTGACGCGGGTCGGCTCGGCCACAACCGTCGCTCCCTTTGCGGCAGCCGCCTCCGCCGCCGCGTAAGCATCGTCGACTCGCCAGGCCAAGTGGCGGATACCGTCGCCGTGCTCGAGGACATGCCGGGTGATCTCGCTCTCGGGGCCCAGCCCGGCGCTGACGACGAAGCGCACATCTCCCTGCGCGAGGACATACGAAACCCTGTCACGCGCCCCGGTCTCAGGGCCCGAGTAAGCGACGACCTCGAACCCGAACCCGGAACACAACCACGCGGTCACGGCCCTCGCGTTGCCGACCCACCATTCCAGATGGTCCCAGCCGCGGATCATCGCGGCGACAGACGAAACAGCGGGGGCACCCGTGGTGGCGGGTTCCGCGAGCATGCGAGCCATGTGTCCGGAGTACTGCGCTGAGTGCTGTCTGGTCAACATCCCAGCGAGTCGGTGAGCACATTGATCAGTTATGAGCGAGTAACCTGAGCAGATGGTGCAGCAGTTCGAGCTGGATGCCGTAGATGAGCGCCTGATCGCAGCGCTTGCGTCTTTTCCCAGGGCCGGGATGCTGCAACTCGCCCGGGAAGTGGGCGTTGCCCGCAACACCGCTCAGGCGCGCTTCGACCGCCTTCTCGCCGCCGGCGTCATCACCGGCTTCGGCCCCGACCTCGACCTTCGCAGGCTCGGCTACGGAGTGTCGGCGTTCGTCAGCCTCGAGATCGCCCAGGGCCGCGGGCCGGCGCTCGACGCACATCTCGACGACATCCCCGAAGTGGTCGAGGCCTACATGACCACCGGCCCTTCGGATCTCCTCTGCCGGGTGGTCGCACGCGACAACGACCACCTCGGGCAGGTCATCAACCGCATCTTGGACGTGCCGGGGATCATGCGGACGACGACGTCGTTGATTCTCGCGACGAGGATCGCCCCCAGAAGCCGCCACGTGATACACGCGGAGTAGATTGGGGCTCGTTGATCCCGGCTCGTTACTCGCCCGTCCGCAAGGGTCCCGGCGGCAAGGTGACCGTCGAGCTCGCCGGTGACCATCCGGGCGTAACCGATCCCGAGTACCGCGCGCGTCGCGACGACCTGGCTGCCCTCGCGGCCTCGTGGCACAGAGGCGACCCCATACCTGCCCCCGAGTACAGCGAAGAGGAGCATTCGGTCTGGGCCGAGGTGAGCGCTGCACTGGAGGGATTGCACGAGCGGCACGCGTGCCAGGCGTACCTGCAGGGCAAGTCGGCTCTGGGGTTGCCCCACGACCGCGTACCGCAGCTGACCGAGGTGACCCGACTGCTTCGACCCCGGTCGGGATTCACCTATCTACCAGTCGCCGGTCTGGCGCCACTTCGCGACTTCTACGCGTCCTTCGCGGATGGGGTGTTCTGGTCGACGCAGTACATTCGCCACCCTTCGGTCCCGCTGTACACCCCCGAACCCGATGTGATCCACGAGGTGATCGGCCACGCCAACCAGCTCGCGGCGCCGGGCTACTCCGACCTCTACCGCTTGGTCGGTGCGGCGGTGGAGCGCACCCGCGACGAGGCCGCGCTGAGATTCCTGTCGCACGTGTTCTGGTACACGATGGAGTTCGGCGTCGTGAACGAGAAGGGCGGGTTGAAGGCCTACGGAGCGGGGATCCTCTCGTCGGTCGGAGAGACGGCGTTCGTGGGTCGCGGCGACGACGTAGACGTGCGCCCGGTCGACTTCCTCGCGATGGGCGACGCCGTGTACGACATCACCCACTTCCAGCCTGTCCTGTATGCCTGGTCCTCGCACTCCGAGATGGAAGACCGGCTCGCGAGCTTCCTGGAGCACTTCGACGACTCTACGCCCGAGTCGCTCGTGCGGGCTGCTGGCTAGCTACAGGCTGGTTCCCTGCCAGGAGATGGGCGGGGGGTTCACGGCGGGGCCGTTCAGGTTGAGCACGATCTGAGCGTGCTCGTCGAGCGGAATCTCGGTGGGGTCGCCCTCCCACGGCTGGCCGTTGACCGTCGCGGTGACGTGGCCGGTGTAAGGGCCGATCTGCGTCGCGGAGAGCGGCTGGCGCCAGATACCGAAGATCTGCGCCAGCAGGTAGGTGCGGACCTCGGGCGATTCGATGTGGACGATGCCGTCCTGAGCGTGCACGTGGATCCAGTACAGACAGCTCGCGCTTCCGTCGGCGAAGTACCCCTTAGAGGTCTTGGATACCTGCGCCGGCGGGACCATGCCGATACCGAGAGGCAGTGAGCGGGGTTGTCCGTTGATGAATATCGCGATGTGAACGTGATGGTGGTACACCAGCTGCTCGCTCGTGTTGCATTGCACACCGTCGATCGTCGCCCCGGTGAGGCCGGTGTTCGCGGCTGCGAGAGGCTGGCCGACCTCCAGCGGGACCCCTTCCGGCCCGAGCGTGCCGTAGACCTTCACTCCGTTCGCCGAGAAGTTCACGGCCGGTTGCTTCGAGTTCGGAGTGCTGCCGCTCCCTCCGGAAGTGACCAGGACGATCACGACCACGGCGACGATCGCCAGGACGAGTCCGACGAGGATTCCGTAGAAGCGTCCCTGCGAACGGCCTCGGCGCGCCCGGCGTGGACCCCGGTTGGCCGTCTTGCTGGCGGCCCTGTTGGCAGTTCTGTTGCCTGCATTGCTGGCCGGTGGGGTCTTCCGTGAGCCGCTGGCACTCCTGCGCGGCGGGACGCCGGTGGTCTGGGGCCCGGCTTCTTGCTCAGGTTCCAAACGTTCGGTTTGCGAAGATCCGGTTTCTCGGGATCCGGAGTTGGCCATCGTGCTCCTGGACGGTGGAGGTTGCCGGGCTGCGCTTGCCCGCCCGGTTAGCTGTTGAGCTTCTCGGCTCGGCCAATGTAGGCGATCAGCACCGTTGAGCCACGTCGGCTACCTGCTACGCGAACCTCTTTAGGACTCGAGCCAGGCGGGAGCGTGCTCGAGCAGGTACTGGCTGACGGCCAGCGCCTTGTCGAAGGTCTCGCAGAGCAGCTCGTCGCCGGCGAGAACCCTGGCGAGCGACACCTGCTGGCGGGCCACGATGGTGATCCGCCGCTCGGCGGGGTCCGTGGCAGAAGCGTAGCTGTCTATGGCCGAGGACTCGAGAGGCAGCTCGATGCCCCCGACCCCGGCGAGATCTATCGCCAGGCGCAGGAGGTCGGGGCCGTGGGGGAGCGGAGGGAGGGCCCAGGTGAAGGTGAGAGGGAAGGTGAACTCGTCGGGCGGGTCCTCTCCCTCGGGCAACTCGACCACGACATCCTCGAAGGAGAGGAGCACCCTCGGGTCGACCTCGAGCGCGAGATGCAGGTCGAGGGGGCCGTTGCAGCCTTCTTCGGGGTGGAGGTCGACCTCCCACGCCTGGCGCAGGGAGTACGTCTCGACGAAGTGACGCTCGTCGTGGACGTGGAAGCCGTGGTCGACGGCATGGTCCTTGAGCTCGGCTACGTATCCCGCGACGTCGATGACCGCCACTCGAGTCACCCTAATGTCGCCACGAGAGCTGTGTCTTTTCCGAGGACTACGGCCGGGTCAGCAGCCGGTCAGCAGCCGGGTCCAAGGATCACGTCCGCAGCTGCATCCGGTACGGTCGCTGTCGGTGCCCGCCGAACCGAACTTGCCGCCTGATCCCGAGTCAGTCCTCGCCGTGATGCACGATGTGGTCTCCGCGGTGTCGTCGAGCCTGAAGGGCCTCGGAGACTGGGGGCTGGCCGGAACTCGCGACGGGCAGTACCGCAGCGACCTGGTAGCCGACGAAGCGGCGCTGGATGTGATCCGCGGGGCGGGTTTCGGTGCCCTGTCGGAGGAGTCCGGGCTCCACGATCCCGATCGCCCGATCCTGGTCGTGCTCGACCCGGTCGACGGATCGACGAACGCGTCCCGGGGCATCCCGTGGTGGGCGACGAGCGTGTGTGCACTTGATTCGGAAGGACCGCTCGCTGCCGTCGTGGCCAACCAGGCACTCGGTGTCCGCTTCGAAGCCTTCCGCGGCGGTGGTGCGAGGCGTGACGGGGAGCCCATCAGCCCGAGCCGCTGCGTGTCCATGAAGAAGTCCATCGTGGCGCTGTCGGGTTACCCGAGTAGTTGGCTCGGCTGGTCGCAGTACCGGGCGCTGGGGGCGGCAGCCCTCGACATCTGCGCTGTTGCGAGCGGTCAGATCGACGCCTTCATCGACTG from Acidimicrobiales bacterium encodes:
- a CDS encoding phenylalanine 4-monooxygenase, translated to MIPARYSPVRKGPGGKVTVELAGDHPGVTDPEYRARRDDLAALAASWHRGDPIPAPEYSEEEHSVWAEVSAALEGLHERHACQAYLQGKSALGLPHDRVPQLTEVTRLLRPRSGFTYLPVAGLAPLRDFYASFADGVFWSTQYIRHPSVPLYTPEPDVIHEVIGHANQLAAPGYSDLYRLVGAAVERTRDEAALRFLSHVFWYTMEFGVVNEKGGLKAYGAGILSSVGETAFVGRGDDVDVRPVDFLAMGDAVYDITHFQPVLYAWSSHSEMEDRLASFLEHFDDSTPESLVRAAG
- a CDS encoding homogentisate 1,2-dioxygenase, which gives rise to MYYKRVGDVPRKRHTWHRDGGGRRLHEELMGEEGFSGSSSLLYHLNSPSALVDIEPAEVEHAALSANLPLSPWHFRASKLDPGGDLVTGRKLLLANDTIRISWAEATSTNELLYRNAAGDELVFVQSGEAVLESVFGVLPASAGDYVLIPSSTTHRWVIPDGSVQALVVEAAGHVSIPDRYLTATGQMREGAPFCERDLRPPELPVVVDQSEAGPGEPVPVLVRTRAGWSKHTHAHHPFDVVGWDGCNYPFVFSIHDFEPIVGRIHQPPPVHQTFAGPGFVVCSFVPRLYDFDPDAVKVPYHHANVDSDEVLFYSAGDFMSRRGSGIGSCSISLHPAGFVHGPQPGSVEAAAGESRTDETAVMIDTFSPLLISEAARSVSDPDYPASWSREL
- a CDS encoding Lrp/AsnC family transcriptional regulator, which codes for MVQQFELDAVDERLIAALASFPRAGMLQLAREVGVARNTAQARFDRLLAAGVITGFGPDLDLRRLGYGVSAFVSLEIAQGRGPALDAHLDDIPEVVEAYMTTGPSDLLCRVVARDNDHLGQVINRILDVPGIMRTTTSLILATRIAPRSRHVIHAE
- a CDS encoding EAL domain-containing protein; this translates as MPRATRIVVALTFAGGIAALVLAGLYAPSSGPFGTGGLTSSQWIAVIGVGALMAANWVRPVVVYIGNRIDTFQMDEGFFVILALLVPPLITLLTLSIAATVAQILRRRHLAKSLFNVGEVLIAAGLGLAVSRALAPPTGSVTLAQAGAILLGAVAYFAVNKVLMGLVMVSLGTSWTPVGVSVEVPLATGGVVVAIVVAAAIQAHPWAAAAALPVLVFHLMLVSSRFNAQHDRARMKGLFDVALDATNQRLRSEQVLESIVASARSLLRSPEAVVTDQPPEDAMAARLDIGGNEQWLVVAGRRREEPFDEADRMLLEAVAAIGKGALTNAELYGQVRYEQKRLSSITLNIGEGVCAVDAAGHLTFVNPAAAEMIDIPSLAVSIDDGIGSEALLAPAFLLGPAREAMRTTGVVREDDARFIGRAGKTIPVEYTASAVRDRGEAVGAVIAFRDITERKALAKELERHAFYDSLTGLANRRLLVDRLDGAVNRSALDKRVHGLIFVDVDRFKAVNDSLGHGTGNDLLQEVARRMDHTVGQRGLVARFGGDEFVVLLEGVTGLDEVVSTARRICTAVEQPLVLPGGFEIVTSVSVGIALTELGKSADDALRNADVAMYDAKVKGRGGSYQVFDAATMGPRSTKRLELETALRRGIERSELEVHYQPFFSLGDSRIVGAEALVRWRHPVEGMLPPAQFIEMAEETGLILPLGRFVLEQACAQAKSIKDKLGVSVPISVNLSPRQFQHGGLLAEVASVLDSAGLESEAITFEITETMVMEDLASAREVMKKLNRLGVRLAIDDFGTGQSSLRYLKQFPIHEVKVDRSFVIGVATDPVDSAIVEAVVTLAAAMGIEVVAEGVETPEQVEHLRSLGCDICQGYYFSRPLPSAKFEELISSRRPPEPTRALKLHKPARRVG
- the hppD gene encoding 4-hydroxyphenylpyruvate dioxygenase; this translates as MARMLAEPATTGAPAVSSVAAMIRGWDHLEWWVGNARAVTAWLCSGFGFEVVAYSGPETGARDRVSYVLAQGDVRFVVSAGLGPESEITRHVLEHGDGIRHLAWRVDDAYAAAEAAAAKGATVVAEPTRVNGDAGSVTTAAISTYGETRHVFVERDGTSWGPSFVSGREARLPRPPEGPVCGLASIDHVVGNVEEGRLDEWVAFYEEVLGFGQMRHFDAEQISTKYSALRSTVVHNGAGVVMPINEPAPGLRKSQITEYIEAYRGPGVQHIALATPRIVSAVDAMRRRGVRFLEMPPAYYEDAHKRVTGFDIDWDEIEQQQIEVDVDSGGYLLQIFTETVTDRPTLFVEIIQREGATGFGEGNFKALFEAIEREQARRGNL
- a CDS encoding inositol monophosphatase, giving the protein MPAEPNLPPDPESVLAVMHDVVSAVSSSLKGLGDWGLAGTRDGQYRSDLVADEAALDVIRGAGFGALSEESGLHDPDRPILVVLDPVDGSTNASRGIPWWATSVCALDSEGPLAAVVANQALGVRFEAFRGGGARRDGEPISPSRCVSMKKSIVALSGYPSSWLGWSQYRALGAAALDICAVASGQIDAFIDCASRSLAPWDYLGGLLICQEAGAHTGEAFGRNLVVREHEPRRTVVAAATPELLAEAVARRADLSPPR
- a CDS encoding S8 family peptidase; protein product: MGSVALVGVSGARADTMETVIVTSSGTLSPVTAVLDVGGTILTQYTIINGVLASVTTTEAASLAATPGLVVTQDVTVNVQSTAVSTGPHTPSDAFLAQTGAPQVAQAGDTGQGVTVAVLDTGIDNLPDFSGRLIGGVDLSGGNNPFQDDYGHGTFVAGLIAGDGASSNGQYSGEAPGANLVSIKVAGASGSTDLGTIISGLQWALNNESTYNIQVINLSLGYQPTKSTVNNPLDMAVERIWNGGIAVVASAGNAGPFNGTILSPGDDPLVITAGALDDMAQTNVANDEMTDFSSVGPTSPDGWVKPDLVTSGRSIISLAAPGSTIYNDYPSAIIGTSDFVGSGTSFSAAITSGAAALFLANHAGDTPNQVKAALVGTANVGPVGNPFVDGHGALDAYAADNASSALNYNQSTAGLSPTSNGTTVSLSPTDSTVDTWNGNAWNGNAWNGNAWNGNAWNGNAWNGNAWNGFTFNGNAWNGNAWNGATWNGNAWNGNAWNGNAWNGNAWNGNAWNGNAWNGSEWN